A region of the Methylobacterium nodulans ORS 2060 genome:
CGCTTCCGCGGCGCCCGACCGCGCCACCTATCTGCGCCGGCCCGATCTCGGGCGCCGGCTCGAGGGGCTAAGCGCCGAGCGCCTCGCCGCCGCGGCGGCCGCTCCCGTCGATCTCGCGATCGTGGTCGCGGACGGGCTCTCGGCCCGGGCGATCCACGAGGGGGCGGTGCCGCTGCTCAGCGTGCTCGCACCCGCGATCGCCGGATCGGGCTGGTCGCTGGCGCCGGTCGTGGTGGCCGAGCAGGCCCGGGTGGCCCTCGGCGACGCGGTCGGCGCGGCGCTGAAGGCCCGCGCCGTGGCGGTGCTGATCGGCGAGCGGCCCGGCCTGTCCTCGCCCGACAGCCTCGGGATCTATCTCACCTTCGATCCGCGCCCCGGCCGCACGGATGCGGAGCGCAACTGCCTCTCGAACGTGCGTGCGGCCGGGCTCAAGCCGGAGCTTGCGGCCTTCAAGCTGCACTGGCTCATCGGCCAGGCGTTCCAGCGGGGGCTCACGGGCGTGGCTCTGAAGGACGAGAGCGACCGGCTGCTCGGGGCTGAGGCGGCGACGCCGCTTCCGGGTTGAGCCCCGGGCCCCTCTCGCCCGGACTAGGCGGCGCCGTCGTCATCATCCCGTCGCACGGGCTCCCCTAGAGCACTCTCCGCCGAAGTGGATGCCGGTTCGGCGCAAGAGAGCGCGACACAGCAAGAGCTTGAGAGCCGTGCCCGCTCCAAATGGAGCGGGCACGGCTCTCAAGCCACCATCCATGCTTCCGGCGCCCGGAATCCTGCGCTAGAACCCGCCGCCCCGGGCGACGGGGCCCGACCGAGAGGACGTCGTCACGATGAGCCAATCCGACGCGGACGCGCTGCCCAACGTCCATGTGCGGGCCGAGGTGCTGGTGCAGGCCCTGCCACACATGCAGCGCTACGACGAGGAGATCGTCGTCATCAAGTATGGCGGCCACGCCATGGGCGACCGCGCGGCGGCCGAGGACTTCGCCGAGGACATCGTGCTGCTCGAGCAGTCGGGTCTCAAGCCGGTGATCGTGCATGGCGGCGGGCCGCAGATCGGCCGCATGCTCGACCGGCTCGGCATCAAGTCCGAGTTCCGCGAGGGCCTGCGCGTCACCGACGAGGCCACCGTCGAGGTGGTCGAGATGGTGCTCGCCGGCTCGATCAACAAGCAGATCGTCGGCTGGATCTCGGCGGAGGGCGGCAAGGCCATCGGCCTGTGCGGCAAGGACGGCAACATGGTCCAGGCCCGCCGCGCCACCCGCACGGTGGTCGATCCCGATTCGAACATCGAGCGCCACGTCGATCTCGGCCTCGTCGGCGAGCCGGAGCGGGTCAACCGCGCGGTGCTCGACGCCGTGCTGAAGGCCGAGCTGATCCCGGTGCTGGCCCCGGTGGCGGTGGGCAGCGACGGCCAGACCTACAACGTCAACGCCGACACCTTCGCGGGCGCGATCGCGGGGGCGCTGCGCGCCAAGCGCCTCCTCCTCCTGACCGACGTGCCCGGCGTCCTCGACAAGGACAAGAAGCTGATCCCGGAGCTCTCCATCGAGGATTGCCGCCGCCTGATCGCGGACGGCACCATCACGGGGGGCATGATCCCGAAGATCGAGACCTGCATCTATGCCATCGAGCAGGGCGTCGAGGCGGTGGTCATCCTCGACGGCAAGGTGCCGCACGCGGTGCTGCTGGAGCTCTTCACCGATTACGGCGCGGGCACGCTGATCCGGCGCAGCGGCGCCTGACCACGGCCTGAGCCACGATCCCGCTTCCCTTCTGGAGCGGGACGCTTATCTTGGACGTCCGGGGGCCGCGGGGCCCCCTTCTCGTCGATACGGGTCAGATCCTTGTTCCTGCCCAGCGAGAGCCACGTCACTGCTCCGAACGGCCGCGGGTTCACCGACGTCGACACCTGGGTCTTCGACCTCGACAACACGCTCTACCCGCACGATGCCCGCGTCTGGCCTCAGGTCGACGAGCGCATCACCCTCTACGTGATGCATCTGTTCGGGCTCGACGGGCTCTCGGCCCGCGCCCTGCAGAAATATTTCTATCACCGCTACGGCACGACCCTGCGTGCGCTGATGGACGAGTGGACGATCGACCCTTACGACTTCCTCGACTTCGCCCACGACATCGATCATTCGGGAATCGCCCTCGACCCAGCGCTCGGCCAGGCGATCGAGGGGCTGCCGGGGCGCAAGCTCATCCTCACCAACGGCTCGCGCCGTCACGCCGAGAATGTCGCGAGGAAGCTCGGCATCCTCGACCATTTCGAGGATGTGTTCGACATCGCGGCCTCCGATTTCGTGCCCAAGCCCGAGCGGTCGGCCTACGAGAAGTTCCTCGACCGCCACGGGGTCGATCCGACCCGCTCGGCCCTGTTCGAGGACATCGCCAAGAACCTCGTCGTGCCCCACGACCTCGGCATGGCGACGGTGCTGGTGGTGCCCCGCACGGTCGATCCCTTCCGGGATCCCATCGAGCAGGAGGCCGTGAGGGCGCCCCATATCGACCACATCACCAACGACCTCGCCGGATTCCTCACCGAGCGGGTCGCGCCGACGCTGCCCCGGTGAGCCCCGAGAGCGACCCGATGGAGGTCTGGGGCCGGCGCATCGGCCGGGGCCTCGGTCTTGCGGCCATGGTGACGACGGCGTGGTGGCTCGGCGTGCGGTTAAGGCTGTGGTGATGACGGACGCCCCCGACTGGAGAACCGCGCGGGCGCCCGATCTCGCCGCCATCGAGGCGCTGGCGGAAGCGGCCTTCGCGCGGCTGCCCGACGCCTTCCGGCGGCTCTGCCAGGGGGTGGTGATCCGGGTCGAGGATTTTCCGGACGAGGAGACCCTCGACGAGTTGGGCTGCGAGAGCGAGTTCGACCTGCTCGGGCTGTTCCGCGGCATCGGCCTCGCCCAGGGTGGGGGCGCGGCGAGCCTCGTGACGGGCCAGTTCCCCAACATGGTCTGGCTCTACCGCCGCCCCCTGCT
Encoded here:
- a CDS encoding metallopeptidase family protein translates to MTDAPDWRTARAPDLAAIEALAEAAFARLPDAFRRLCQGVVIRVEDFPDEETLDELGCESEFDLLGLFRGIGLAQGGGAASLVTGQFPNMVWLYRRPLLDYWAEHDETLGHLVTHVLVHEIGHHFGLSDADMARIEAEAG
- the argB gene encoding acetylglutamate kinase, which gives rise to MSQSDADALPNVHVRAEVLVQALPHMQRYDEEIVVIKYGGHAMGDRAAAEDFAEDIVLLEQSGLKPVIVHGGGPQIGRMLDRLGIKSEFREGLRVTDEATVEVVEMVLAGSINKQIVGWISAEGGKAIGLCGKDGNMVQARRATRTVVDPDSNIERHVDLGLVGEPERVNRAVLDAVLKAELIPVLAPVAVGSDGQTYNVNADTFAGAIAGALRAKRLLLLTDVPGVLDKDKKLIPELSIEDCRRLIADGTITGGMIPKIETCIYAIEQGVEAVVILDGKVPHAVLLELFTDYGAGTLIRRSGA
- a CDS encoding pyrimidine 5'-nucleotidase encodes the protein MFLPSESHVTAPNGRGFTDVDTWVFDLDNTLYPHDARVWPQVDERITLYVMHLFGLDGLSARALQKYFYHRYGTTLRALMDEWTIDPYDFLDFAHDIDHSGIALDPALGQAIEGLPGRKLILTNGSRRHAENVARKLGILDHFEDVFDIAASDFVPKPERSAYEKFLDRHGVDPTRSALFEDIAKNLVVPHDLGMATVLVVPRTVDPFRDPIEQEAVRAPHIDHITNDLAGFLTERVAPTLPR
- the eutC gene encoding ethanolamine ammonia-lyase subunit EutC, with protein sequence MSPEEAWRRLSALTPARIGLGRAGSGLPTRAVLGFALAHAQARDAVHTPLDVAALRAGIEALGLRNVAVASAAPDRATYLRRPDLGRRLEGLSAERLAAAAAAPVDLAIVVADGLSARAIHEGAVPLLSVLAPAIAGSGWSLAPVVVAEQARVALGDAVGAALKARAVAVLIGERPGLSSPDSLGIYLTFDPRPGRTDAERNCLSNVRAAGLKPELAAFKLHWLIGQAFQRGLTGVALKDESDRLLGAEAATPLPG